In Necator americanus strain Aroian chromosome IV, whole genome shotgun sequence, the following proteins share a genomic window:
- a CDS encoding hypothetical protein (NECATOR_CHRIV.G13757.T1) → MLLVFSSFLAVAGIGSSLVLRDCDAPLGLTNGKIRDDQLSASSSFDADSTGPQNARVRTHTRSRIYKEWIQITFGRDTVLTAVEVQGRYDDGRGMEFARAFKIEYWRPSLQGWASYKNEDASEIVPGNSDTQTAELRVLDAPIVLRRLRIVPLSNTTRTVCLRLELYGCPYEDPLQSYSAPPGSAGDGISFTDSSYDGTLSNHVATGGLGRLSDGVIGEDTEDLYPHRWVGWRKQSGEGGHINILFTFSEPRNFTSIHIHTLFSNKLNAQGFSRIIVSFSTNEADFSSRVFEYVPQQLTSTSWIHVPIPSRIATTIQLRFYFPLGSTWLLLSEVRFVSTEVRFDLLQFVDDDRSGAITYFSVDESDSEGRIGSMVLLCLFILTLTFPITVFCLYRKRYKIRMTSPPHHEAHLTFDGSVFKAVSPSTYQMARDNMENALLEKCPMIVIASEYAEPDFSCSKDKSSLEPLLPSFHNHAMEVSHYAESVIPASFLRNPLSSTVKYSDYGEVYCTTLPEINRNQLIFVEKIGQGEFGEVHRCLLENRQVAVKRLHNTSPEEENAFLREIRVLGNLKHPNVVEVIGVSTIDKPMICIMEFMAGGDLKSFMSKLEDIDTLYCISVATQLAAGLAYLESCHFVHRDIAARNCLVDAEGNVKIADFGMARSLYSNEYYRVEGQFVLPIRWMAWESLLLGKFSIHSDVWSFGVTLWEIFSRCREKPFSSLSDDEVLENIQYMSNHATMKYHLERPTLCPTSVFTNVIVPCWLYEPQDRPSFEALHLQLQVLIHTKMP, encoded by the exons ATGTTACTAGTTTTCTCCAGTTTCCTCGCTGTAGCCGGAATTGGTTCGTCATTAGTTCTAA GGGATTGTGATGCACCGTTGGGATTGACCAATGGAAAAATCCGAGATGATCAACTTAGTGCCTCTTCATCGTTTGACGCCGATAGCACCGGTCCACAAAATGCAAG ggtTCGAACACATACACGGTCCCGAATCTATAAGGAATGGATCCAGATCACGTTCGGAAGAGATACAG tGTTGACAGCGGTGGAAGTGCAAGGACGCTACGATGATGGTCGTGGTATGGAATTCGCTCGTGCATTTAAAATCGAGTACTGGAGACCGAGTTTACAAGGATGGGCATCCTATAAGAACGAGGACGCTAGTGAA ATTGTTCCCGGCAACAGCGACACACAAACAGCTGAGCTACGAGTGCTCGACGCACCCATCGTCCTGAGAAGACTTCGAATTGTCCCACTTTCTAACACTACGCGTACCGTATGCCTACGATTAGAGCTCTACGGATGTCCATACGAAG ATCCGCTCCAATCCTACTCGGCACCACCTGGTTCTGCTGGCGACGGGATCAGTTTTACCGATTCCTCTTATGACGGCACCTTGTCGAACCACGTAGCTACTGGTGGTCTTGGAAGACTCAGCGATGGTGTTATCGGTGAAGACACTGAAGATTTGTATCCACATCGATGGGTGGGATGGAGGAAACAGTCAGGTGAAG gagGCCACATCAATATACTGTTCACGTTTTCCGAACCAAGAAATTTCACTTCCATTCACATCCATACCCTATTCTCAAATAAGTTAAATGCACAG GGATTCTCTAGGATAATCGTTTCGTTCTCAACCAACGAGGCAGATTTTTCATCACGCGTTTTCGAGTACGTACCTCAACAGCTCACATCGACGTCGTGGATTCATGTGCCTATTCCGTCTCGGATCGCGACCACTATCCAG CTTCGATTTTATTTCCCCTTGGGATCCACATGGTTGCTGCTGTCTGAAGTTCGTTTTGTGAGCACTGAAGTCCGATTCGATCTGTTACAATTTGTGGACGACGACCGTTCCGGAGCCATCACATATTTTTCCGTGGACGAGTCGGATAGCGAAGGGAGGATTGGATCCATGG TGTTACTGTGTCTGTTCATCCTCACACTTACCTTCCCGATTACGGTATTCTGCTTGTACCGTAAACGATACAAGATTAGAATGACATCGCCGCCTCATCACGAAGCGCATCTCACCTTTGATGGCAGCGTATTTAAG gcggTCTCACCTTCAACGTATCAAATGGCTCGAGATAATATGGAGAATGCTCTGTTGGAAAAATGTCCGATGATAGTGATTGCTTCCGAATATGCGGAGCCAGATTTCTCCTG CTCAAAAGACAAATCTTCACTGGAGCCGTTGCTTCCATCGTTTCATAACCATGCGATGGAGGTTTCACATTACGCGGAGTCTGTCATTCCCGCCTCATTTCTTAG GAATCCACTATCTTCTACCGTGAAATATTCCGATTACGGTGAAGTCTACTGTACTACTCTACCGGAGATTAACAGAAATCAATTgatatttgtggaaaaaattggaCAAGGAGAATTTGGCGAG GTGCATCGATGCCTGCTGGAAAATCGTCAAGTGGCGGTGAAACGTCTTCACAACACTTCTCCGGAAGAAGAGAATGCTTTCCTTCGAGAGATTAGGGTTTTAG gaaatctcAAACATCCGAACGTTGTCGAAGTGATTGGTGTCTCAACAATCGATAAGCCAATGATTTGTATCATGGAATTTATGGCCGGTGGTGATCTCAAATCGTTCATGAGTAAGCTGGAGGATATTGA caCCTTGTACTGTATTTCTGTGGCGACACAATTAGCCGCTGGGCTCGCATACCTGGAATCATGCCATTTCGTCCACAG AGACATCGCTGCTCGGAACTGCCTCGTTGATGCCGAGGGAAATGTGAAAATCGCGGATTTTGGAATGGCTCGAAGTTTGTACTCGAATGAGTACTACCGTGTTGAAGGACAATTTGTGTTGCCTATTCGTTGGATGGCATGGGAAAGCTTGTTACTG GGAAAATTCTCCATACACAGTGATGTTTGGTCATTTGGAGTGACGCTATGGGAAATCTTCTCCAGATGCCGTGAGAAACCGTTCAGTTCATTAAGCGACGACGAGGTGCTCGAGAATATTCAATACATGAGCAATCATGCAACGATGAAG TATCATCTGGAGAGGCCAACGCTGTGCCCAACGAGTGTCTTCACGAACGTGATCGTCCCGTGTTGGCTATACGAACCACAAGATCGACCGTCTTTCGAAGCTTTACACCTCCAATTGCAGGTGCTTATCCATACAAAAATGCCCTAG